From one Chitinispirillales bacterium genomic stretch:
- a CDS encoding HDIG domain-containing protein — protein sequence MNLSYSKRKTLKLKTYEKKVLNPIVFVKRYWLAIFIFLSSLFVFFPYDDKNSGDMFYPKVGEVSKETIIAPFSFDVVKTDQELLSESERLSQKVLPVFRYSASASRKTTTAIDTIIASIYKYTDTRKDDTSRAYYMKTIENFISPAPKIFIEEPKILNDLRGLILSASKKGLMDKIVAASDIEGEALQKEYNTKENYIHSASNFIEIFDESDSINLKLRAVSVDSVQSIFEFRIKTAKDLSAIYSQNNNNFSSKEISSAIFALTGKIVKPSLIYDKKRHEENLNAAFVSISNVKETIIKDVAIVRQYQLVTGEIYRVLETLRTEKIKRQQDVHNFRQTANLIIIFTAIIGFTVMIIFHIGKYIPQFLTTQRYFLSLSVICAIQFFLTWLTLTIVNMIYTQKDNLPLETNQIWDVISWSPVFTAILLTSLLFRRQTGFLISVFFSVYFCLISRFSVIVPLSVLIIGGFVSHYSQRIKYRKHLLWMIALMALANVFIGFGLNFVNNTLFLQTPFTLIVAPCLEVIVSVTVVYLTLPLFEYLFGVVTITTLLELADMSNPLLKRLAIEAPGTFNHSLAVGNLAELGAARVGANPLLCRVLAYYHDVGKIKNPIYFTENQLDRKNPHDKLSPIRSAKIIIAHIRDGCELIDEYRIPKIIKNGIIQHHGTSTAGIFYQKALDQKKEDEKIDIEEYSYNGEKPQTKETAVLMLADKVEAMSKSIKGENETDLRKKIQDNVRKIVISGQLDECGLTFRNIFEIINDFMPALKGIFHERIEYPEDNKNV from the coding sequence ATGAACTTATCTTACAGTAAAAGAAAAACATTAAAACTCAAAACTTACGAAAAAAAGGTTTTGAACCCGATTGTGTTTGTGAAACGTTATTGGCTGGCGATATTTATCTTTCTTTCGTCTCTTTTTGTTTTTTTCCCGTACGACGACAAAAACAGCGGAGACATGTTTTATCCCAAAGTGGGAGAAGTTTCAAAAGAAACGATAATTGCGCCTTTTTCGTTTGACGTAGTTAAAACCGATCAGGAATTACTGTCCGAAAGCGAACGATTAAGCCAAAAGGTCTTGCCGGTATTTCGTTATAGCGCATCCGCATCCAGAAAAACGACAACCGCAATCGACACTATTATCGCCTCAATATACAAATATACGGATACGCGAAAAGACGATACCTCACGTGCATATTACATGAAAACCATTGAGAATTTTATTTCTCCGGCGCCGAAAATCTTTATAGAAGAACCGAAAATCCTAAACGATTTAAGAGGATTAATTTTGTCGGCGAGTAAAAAAGGACTTATGGATAAAATCGTAGCCGCTTCCGATATTGAAGGAGAGGCGCTTCAAAAAGAATACAACACCAAAGAAAATTATATACATTCCGCTAGTAATTTTATAGAAATTTTTGACGAAAGCGATTCGATAAATTTGAAATTACGAGCCGTTTCCGTTGATTCCGTCCAAAGTATTTTTGAGTTTCGGATAAAAACGGCTAAAGATCTGTCGGCGATTTATTCGCAAAATAACAATAATTTCTCTTCAAAGGAAATCAGTTCCGCAATATTTGCATTGACTGGAAAAATCGTTAAACCGTCGCTTATTTACGACAAGAAACGGCATGAAGAAAATCTGAACGCCGCGTTCGTTTCTATAAGCAATGTCAAAGAAACCATAATAAAAGACGTCGCCATCGTCCGTCAGTATCAATTGGTTACAGGTGAAATATATAGAGTGCTTGAAACTTTGCGTACGGAAAAAATCAAACGACAACAGGATGTCCATAATTTCAGACAAACCGCTAATCTAATAATAATTTTTACCGCAATAATAGGATTTACCGTAATGATTATTTTTCACATAGGAAAATATATTCCGCAATTTTTAACAACACAGAGGTATTTCCTTTCGCTTTCCGTAATTTGCGCTATTCAGTTTTTTCTTACGTGGCTGACACTGACTATCGTAAATATGATTTACACGCAAAAAGACAATTTGCCGCTCGAAACGAATCAAATTTGGGACGTTATATCTTGGAGTCCGGTTTTTACGGCTATACTTTTGACGTCTCTTCTTTTCCGCAGGCAAACAGGTTTTTTAATTTCAGTATTCTTTTCCGTTTATTTTTGTTTAATTTCTCGGTTCAGTGTAATTGTTCCTTTGAGCGTTTTGATTATAGGCGGATTTGTTTCTCATTATTCGCAAAGAATAAAATATCGTAAACACCTTCTTTGGATGATAGCGCTCATGGCGTTGGCAAACGTCTTTATAGGGTTTGGACTTAATTTTGTCAATAACACGCTTTTTTTACAAACGCCTTTCACTTTGATTGTCGCTCCTTGTTTGGAAGTGATAGTTTCGGTTACGGTCGTCTATTTGACTCTTCCGCTTTTTGAATATCTGTTTGGAGTCGTTACGATAACAACGCTTTTGGAACTTGCAGACATGAGCAATCCTCTGCTTAAACGGCTTGCCATCGAAGCGCCGGGGACATTTAATCATAGTCTGGCGGTCGGAAACCTTGCTGAATTAGGCGCTGCGCGAGTCGGTGCAAATCCTCTTTTATGTAGAGTTCTCGCGTATTATCATGACGTAGGAAAAATAAAAAATCCGATATATTTTACCGAAAATCAATTAGACCGTAAAAACCCTCATGATAAACTTAGTCCTATAAGAAGCGCAAAAATTATTATCGCCCACATACGCGACGGCTGCGAACTCATTGACGAATACAGGATTCCAAAAATCATAAAAAACGGAATAATCCAACATCACGGAACAAGTACCGCCGGAATTTTCTATCAAAAAGCATTGGACCAAAAGAAAGAAGACGAAAAAATAGATATAGAAGAATATTCGTATAACGGCGAAAAACCTCAAACGAAAGAAACGGCCGTTTTAATGCTTGCAGATAAGGTTGAAGCAATGTCAAAATCGATAAAAGGAGAAAATGAAACGGATTTGCGTAAAAAGATACAAGATAATGTAAGAAAAATAGTAATTTCCGGTCAATTAGACGAGTGCGGGCTGACTTTTAGAAATATTTTTGAAATAATAAATGATTTTATGCCTGCGCTAAAAGGTATTTTTCATGAGAGAATAGAGTATCCGGAGGATAATAAAAATGTTTAA